The DNA segment aaattaagctaaataatcaatttaattacagCGGATCATCCTCTTTTAAgattgttttgcaataaaGGGTGCTGCGCAGCTTCTAGTTCAGTTAACTGCAACCTTTTATTTTATCGCACTTATTTTCCAAACGCTATTTTTATAaatgatatttaatttaaaaaatgaccaATTTAGCTATAAAAATCTCTTGTCACGCTATTCAGTAGATAAATACTCTTAAATGTCTGCATTGATTTTTATAACGTTTTCTTTGTGTAATTTTTGAGAATTTGAGATTAATAATAAGtcgaccggcgccgtttatcacatactaTACCTGGCAGCCCcaccttttttaaaattattattattgtattttatttattgcacgcatttcattatatttttcaaccaatttccATTAGCCCACGATTTTAGGAACATTTTCCTTGATTGGGGCCAAGCAAGAACGATTATTTAATCGTTTCTTGAATGTTTACCATTATGCAATGCATTTATCAATTAGTATGTGTTGGCAGTGCAATGCACTATGCAATGCATTTATCATGTAGTATGTGCTGGCAGTGCTATATGAGTGCAGCAAATAATTAGTCATTAGTAATGATTTTCAAGCTTTGGTAAGCTTTTCGTTTTTAAGatacaaaaatgttaaagaacAAATTAACgcttaaacgaaaaaaacatgaatagCAACTTTTATAcctatttttaaattacataacattttaaaagtaatttaGAAACATGCATTGGTTTAAACTTCGTAGGTGGGaatttagattatttttttacagctTTAGCACATAGGCTCTACTATCGTTTTAATCGCAAAATTTTTGGTACAGAACTAGGGTATTAACGTTGTCATATTAACCATTGACAAAGTTGCTTATTAGATTGATAGACTGTTCCGGCTGGACGCATCAGTTCATGCTCAATCGCTGATTTTGGCCATGCATAAATTTAATATCGTTTTATCCATTTTGTCCTTATATCGCATTCAAATACTCTAACAACAACTGCTTGAatttcaaatataaaaaagtttaacaaaatAGATACCAAATAGGAGATGTTGTAAATAATTGCGACTTCTaaaaggttttgttggttcAGCTAAGAGCTACCACAAATTGGTCTTTATTGCCGCGTATTTGGAAAATAAGAGGCCGAAAGCGCGCCTTTTAGCCCCTATTTAtacagttttccattttcattaacGGCCATCATTTTCCGAACTATTTCGACCTTTCACAGCGTTCCGTCCCAAAGTCCTCGAAATTCGTCTGCTATAATATCGATAATCGACTATAATCGATTAATATCTGTCACCGCATTCTAATCAAAACAATGACGCTTTGTTATTCACTACAGGGGACCTCAAGTAAAATGTTGGCAATTTTAATGCTGGTGACTGTATTTCTTTTATCAGTCGCTGTGGATGTGCAGGATTGATCTCATtcgaaaaagaattattaaaaaatttatttaaatttgtcataTAGGTACTAAAGCTAAAAACTTGTCGAGAAGGAAATCTAATTCTTTAACACGTTCAGAATGCTGTAGTAGCATTATAGTATTGTTGTAACTCAAATATTGTGTTAAGTTTTTTATAGTTCTTGCACCCCAAACAAGAAGCATCTACCCAGCTAGTACTTTTAACATTCCCTCCAATCAATGCTGGGACACAAAATTTCAAGCGTTCCTCTTTGAAGGATAAAAGGTAGGTTTAttgaacacacacatatgttcTCTTGGTTCTCATGAAGTTACTCCAATTTTGAAGagatacacaaaaacaatgtACACATGATTTGTGTAAAATGCAAATCTACGTGCttgcatattttatatttatttatagtttGTATGACCGCACTTGGATATATTATCTAATGCcatatattttattcactGTTACTTTCTTCGGTATATGTTTCAcactttattttaaatatttggttGATATTTCCTGAACCTTTTATCActttaaaaattatctttgACACGTGGTTACCAAATTTCCCAAAATTCGATATACTAAATACTCTCAAGCTTCGGCAACAGCTACTTTTAGTTCATTTACATAACAAACTGTCAGAAaaatacggcctggccgtatcaagacttattttaccacagtTGTATGGaccggcgccatttatcacatagaCCGCCGGGCCGCCCCGCCaattttcaaacgaaatttTTGTGGCCATGCTCGTGTGAATactgttgttattttgttggAGCACGTACTTTTTTCTGGGATTTTTCATATAAATAGCACTAAATAGCATATGAGCACGCCTTTATAGTTGAAGAGATTAATTTTACACGAAGTAAAAGttacattaaatttttctGTCGAACAAAATCCTATTCACGCCATTATCGACTGCTCACcgaaattttgtttgaaatagaaTTGAGAATGTTTCCTAAGATCTTGCAATAGCCGTTTAGCCCATCTGGTTCATCGAGGTAAAAAAGAATTTCGTGGGAAAAGATCATCTGTAGTTGCTATATCTCTACtacaatttttctttatcattaAATTGTCATGATAACAATACCGTATTCCTCTAACGTGCCACAgaacaagcaacaaaatattaaaaaacattaaaaccatatggaaaaaatatcaataaattaaatatacggtttttaactattttttttaaattaaacacacaCTGGTAgtgtcgctgacggaaattatgtcctttttgggaaccgctgtccgcgctcaaaaaaggtccctagcttaggagaatagtagcaggagagcagacttagccgctctcaacgtaaagataagctaggggactaagcttacctctctcgcatcgcttcaccaTGAAGCGATGAGTGTgagggaagttaagcgtctctgtctgtctcgcttgctcctgcaggcgcagacagataatgcaagattaatgcggggatcggcgcgaaaaatcctccccaaaataataagatttttttagaaaaattatgGAAGtagttgaaaaaataattacaggaaattagaggaaattaGGTAAACTTTAGATTGTTAATGAATTTATATTATGAATAATAAGTAGGGCAAAAGGGTGAAGGATTAATAAAAGGGTTAGGAAACACGAATAAATCACGGTTATGTATCGCCGTCAAGGAAAATTATGTATCGCTAAAGCAGCATGTACGATtaaaagggggctacggggaggtagccctaaataaaaataagctttctcacaaccggaacaaaaagcctttttatttcggttggccgcggataaattagtttagtttctaccttctctcaccctcggtcggagtttTATACTCCAgtccgagagctcaacacgAGTTTATCGtcctgctgtgctgggaacaGGTAGgtcaaaaaactaaataactAGAACCACACGCCCAATCAAATGcatcaaaaatgtaaaatattccttttttataataacaaacaaaattcctACATTGATCATCATCGTATCCTTtgaagaaataacaaaaaccaagaaatTCGTAGTGCGGccattttaaataaagaatttgAAATTACCAAGAATcactttttatgaaatttatatgtatatttatcacattatgatttttaatcattcttttattatttaaatttattggtgaagtttttatggttttcatGAAAATGTCAATCAAAATATGTGTATGTTGTAGATGGTGAACATTTTTAGTTAAATTGTACTTTGCGTCTtacgatggttttgttttaccgtTCAACCATCGCGGAAGCAGACTAGGACGAATTAAAGTAATCCCACAATGCCGCAAAAATACTGAAATAGCATGAACGAACTAATCTCGTAGCACAATATGACctgttttacaaaacatattgttgtaaaaaaacggTGTTTACACCGACCGTTGCTGTCACTGTCGGACATTATGTCGAACTTCGAAGTTCGAAAGAAAGCTTCGCGATCGGGAGAACTGAGTACCGCGGTGAGTGAAGGACCAGGACGAGAAAAAAGGTAGATAAAAGGGCCAAACGACGCGTGAGCATTTTATTACCGCTAGAAAACGTGAACgaataaagaaaactaattttttggttcgctccACTAAATAGCGTTCCTAATCAAttcaagtcttttttttttgcgttttctacACATATATATCCAGAAAATGCAGGCTTAGACCACTGTTGAGTATTCTAATTGcataaacgaaaacaacaacatattTGATTACCGACGAGAGAATATGTATGGATGAAGTAGATgtgatttattgaaatatataaattccctgtttttatttttgcttttgctttacttttgcttttgcctaCTTTAATACTATATTACTAGTAAAGTATTACTAATAAGAATGTCTTTATATCATTTTCTTACGTTTTTCAATaatatgaatgaaatgaatggaCAGTGTTACTTTTATTGTTCCAACAGTGGTTTTGAAAGTGACCGGGGTGATGCGAACACTACAACTCGTCCTGTCTCCTCGgtggttggatggaaaagagGCCAATCGAGATCGAGAGGCCAAAagaggtaaaataaaaattatgtatCTTTTTACACGCACAATACATTATTCAAATGTGTAACTTATCTCCTACAGGAACTGAGGCTGCATTTTCTATATCCTTGCTAGCTTTCGACTGGTAATGGTGCACTGTTTAAACTGCGCAATGTGAccgttcgtttcatttctattGATGCGCTTGCGCTAAGGgtcaagttcaagttcaaagAGGAAAAAGGACAGGTAGCTATTTTTTTAGGGAAAGGCAAACAATGTACTTGTAAACAAATACGGCTATAGTCCGAAAGTAAACGATAGCCCGTATGAAATTTTAGCTACAGAGTCGGTCGGGTGTAAGATACGTATCAAATTCAAACCTCAAGGggtcaaactttttttttcttttcataaacTTTTAATACGCACGATTTATACGTATGTTGGAAAGATTATGCTTTTTAGCTGTGTATTATTATGGCCTCtattgtattattattattttcatttccgttaACGCATTTGTCAAACCTTTTGATACAACCTGCCGTAACAACAGTAATGTTGGTTGACGGAAGAGGGCGCCACTAACAAACGTTATAAAAGAGGGACACGGGAGAAAAAAGGGCTCTCTCGTTACAACAACACCACGGAAAGGACAATAAATTTCGAACGCGCTTTAACTTTAACAAAACGCAGTTAGAGATATTTTCCGTATAAATCCGAAAGTTGTAACAGCATTAATTATCAAACATTAGATAGGCGCAGTTTAGTGACTAAATggaggaaatatttttgaaataatatttagCTAGTAAATACTGACACAGCGACAAATTCTTGCTAACACGATTTCTTACACACATCTCTAAAACCACACCAAACTTGAATATTGCTTCAGGTCCTTGAACTCCACcacgactaatgtgtcttggctaaggcgtcttggctaatgtgtcttggctaatgtgtcttggctaaggtgtcttggctaatgtgtcttggctaatgtgtcttggctaaagtgtcttggctaatgtgtcttgactaatgtgtctgtgaaatttactgttagctataatttttaaatgttacatgAATTATCTCTGAACTACGACGAAGGAACTTAACCACgaattataaacacacactactTGACGCTATAAGGATTGACATTAAGGGACAATTAGGATGaactataatgaactttgcatgtaaaatgaactcggacaaatgaataaacagttgcaaacagaacggcgccaAGACTGCACGGGTTTCTTTTCTATACCTTTCTTTACCGCGATATTTTCCAGTTTCGAgagtttttctcacatttttggtccttcgaaccggatcgtAGTAAAGAAAGTGTATTTTCGGTCATCATCCTGCTATCAAGGGTGAACTTCGGTTCTTTCGGAAAAGTGCAGTTTTTAAGTGACGCTTCGCGCCATCGCTTTCGCCCCGCTATCAAGGGCAACGGTCTTTCACGCGCCATCGTTCAAATTTCGCGCCATCgctttcgtttgttcgtttcgttcgtgtttcGTGTAAAGTGTAAAGTAATACCATGGACAAAAAATCAAGGCTTCGCAACTCAAAAAGAGGATCGCAGTGGAAGGCCTCAAGACGCTGGAACGTTTTCAAGCGGAGTTTGTGCCCGAATTTGCAAGCCAGATTCCAGAAGCTTTGGAGGATTTGGACAGGCACAAGTCAGGGTTTTTCAACTCGATTGAGAAACTCGAAGAGTTGGATGAAAACGACGCCAGCATCGAGGCATACATCCATGAGAGGAGTGATTTTGAGGATCGTCATCGGAAGCTTAAATCATTCCTACGGGAAAACCAACCGAAGGAAGAGGGTACGCTACACGACACGACGGGTTTGGCTTCCTCGACGCTTGCCTTTTTTCGGCCAAACGCTTCTAACCTACGTCTGCCAAAGATCGAGCTTCCAACGTTTGATGGAGACCATACAAGATGGCTTTCGTTCCGAGATCGGTTCATAGCCATGATCGACGCGTCTGCAGAACTTCCCGCCATCGCTAAGCTCCAGTACCTGCTTTCATCGCTAAAGGGAGAAGCAGCTTTACCCTTTGAGCACACCCCTTTAACATCCGACAACTATCCAGTTACGTGGGCGGCACTTCTGAAGCGGTACGATAATTCACGGTTGTTAATCCGTGAATATTATCGTAAATTGCACCATCTTCCAGGTGTGCAATCGGTGTGCGTTGACAAGCTTACGCATTTAGTGGACGAATTCACTCGCTTTGTCAACGGATTGGTAAAGCTGAAGGAACCGGTGGATGCATGGGACACGCCGCTTTCGAatatgctgatgatgaagctGGATCGTGAGACGCTGCTGGCTTGGGAAAAACATTCCGTGCATTTCCCAAAGGATAAGTACAAGGATGTGATCGGTTTTGTGCAGGATCGGTTCCAGATCCTAAAATCAACGAATGATTTTGCATGTGAGCAAATTGGTAATgtaaagctgcggggccacgacagttgagactttccctcaaacttcctcagtcactcaattccctcaaaaagcgtctcaaaaccaatgttcccgtggccgtttgaggttttcctcaaatttggtcacacaaacaatcactcatgctgtctctcttttcgtcagcgacatcAAACAGTGTTTGgcaaatgctacgtatttcatataattgt comes from the Anopheles funestus unplaced genomic scaffold, idAnoFuneDA-416_04 scaffold_41_ctg1, whole genome shotgun sequence genome and includes:
- the LOC125774602 gene encoding uncharacterized protein LOC125774602, producing RIAVEGLKTLERFQAEFVPEFASQIPEALEDLDRHKSGFFNSIEKLEELDENDASIEAYIHERSDFEDRHRKLKSFLRENQPKEEGTLHDTTGLASSTLAFFRPNASNLRLPKIELPTFDGDHTRWLSFRDRFIAMIDASAELPAIAKLQYLLSSLKGEAALPFEHTPLTSDNYPVTWAALLKRYDNSRLLIREYYRKLHHLPGVQSVCVDKLTHLVDEFTRFVNGLVKLKEPVDAWDTPLSNMLMMKLDRETLLAWEKHSVHFPKDKYKDVIGFVQDRFQILKSTNDFACEQIGNVKLRGHDS